One Qiania dongpingensis genomic window carries:
- the argH gene encoding argininosuccinate lyase, with amino-acid sequence MKLWGGRFTKEENELVNHFNASISFDQRFYRQDIRGSIAHVTMLAKQKILTDEEKAQIVEGLEQILSDVENGLLSIDPAAEDIHSFVEATLIERIGDVGKKLHTGRSRNDQVALDMKLYVRDEIEELDLLVKELLQAILKIMEENLTTYMPGFTHLQKAQPVTIAHHFGAYFEMFLRDRSRLSDIRKRMNTCPLGAGALAGTTYPLDREYTAALLDFDCATRNSMDSVSDRDYLIELASAMATVMMHLSRFSEEIILWNSNEYQFVELDDAYSTGSSIMPQKKNPDIAELVRGKTGRVYGALTSILTTMKGIPLAYNKDMQEDKEMIFDAIDTTKGCLGLFTGMISTMKFHKDIMKKSAVKGFTNATDAADYLVNHGIPFRDAHGIVGRLVLYCLDKGISLDDMSLEEYKAISPVFEKDIYDAISLRTCVEKRTTLGAPGPSVMEQVIESYQKILTEK; translated from the coding sequence ATGAAGTTATGGGGAGGACGTTTCACGAAAGAAGAAAATGAATTGGTCAATCACTTCAACGCATCTATCTCATTTGACCAAAGATTCTATAGGCAGGATATCCGCGGCAGCATCGCTCACGTGACCATGCTGGCTAAACAGAAAATTCTGACGGACGAAGAGAAAGCGCAGATTGTGGAGGGGCTTGAGCAAATCCTCTCTGATGTGGAAAACGGGCTCCTCTCCATTGACCCTGCCGCTGAAGATATTCACAGCTTCGTAGAAGCCACTCTCATTGAAAGAATCGGCGACGTGGGAAAAAAACTCCACACAGGCCGAAGTCGCAATGACCAGGTTGCTCTGGACATGAAGCTCTATGTACGGGACGAGATTGAAGAACTGGACCTTCTGGTAAAAGAGCTTCTTCAAGCCATCCTTAAGATCATGGAGGAGAATCTCACAACCTACATGCCCGGCTTCACCCATCTTCAGAAAGCGCAGCCTGTGACCATAGCCCATCACTTCGGAGCATATTTTGAAATGTTCCTCCGTGACAGAAGCCGCCTTTCCGATATACGGAAACGGATGAACACCTGCCCCCTCGGCGCCGGAGCCCTGGCGGGCACCACTTATCCTCTGGACCGGGAATACACCGCAGCTCTTCTGGACTTTGACTGCGCCACCAGAAACAGTATGGATTCTGTATCAGACCGGGATTATCTCATTGAGCTGGCCAGCGCCATGGCGACCGTCATGATGCATCTGAGCCGTTTCTCTGAGGAGATTATCCTCTGGAATTCCAATGAATATCAGTTTGTAGAACTGGATGACGCATACAGCACCGGAAGCAGCATAATGCCGCAGAAAAAAAATCCGGACATCGCCGAACTGGTCCGGGGGAAAACCGGCCGCGTGTACGGCGCGCTGACATCCATCCTGACCACGATGAAGGGGATTCCCCTCGCTTATAACAAAGACATGCAGGAAGACAAGGAAATGATCTTCGATGCGATCGATACCACAAAGGGCTGTCTGGGCCTCTTCACGGGTATGATCTCCACGATGAAATTCCACAAAGACATCATGAAAAAAAGCGCTGTAAAAGGCTTTACCAACGCCACGGACGCCGCCGATTATCTGGTGAACCACGGGATACCCTTTCGGGATGCCCACGGAATTGTAGGCCGATTGGTCTTATATTGTCTGGATAAGGGAATTTCTCTGGATGATATGAGTCTGGAAGAATACAAGGCAATCAGCCCTGTCTTTGAAAAAGATATTTATGACGCCATCAGCCTGAGGACCTGCGTGGAAAAGCGGACCACATTGGGAGCGCCCGGCCCGTCTGTCATGGAACAGGTCATCGAGAGCTATCAAAAAATACTTACAGAAAAATAG
- a CDS encoding YfhO family protein gives MTRRKSRQKTTMLEKAPFLLSFFIPVLIMLGIFIQRQIFPFGDNSFLRTDMYHQYAPFMNEFMEKLKTGGSLSYSWNIGMGSNFTALYAYYLASPVNWLAILVPQSLMIEFMSYMIVLKIGLCGFTFCYYLSRHFKTRDLGISFFSIFYALSAYMAAYSWNIMWLDCLILAPLVLLGLERLVKEDNCLLYCITLGLSIISNYYISIMICIFMVLYFIALMIMEPARQDVRSVAADGSVTMVKKRTPYLKKCVNFGVYSLLAGGLAAFLLIPVLFALKMTASGDINIPKTLTSYFSCFEMIARHFVNVKVEIGLDHWPNIYCGVAVLLFFPLYMMNKKIPKKEKAVKGVLLFIMLIGFSLNIPNFIWHGFHFPNSLPARQSFLYIAILLTMCYEGYRNIKANTSAQFFGSFWGVVIFIFLCEAIITEETFSFKEYYVTLFFICLYALLLYYYKKGKSWAPTLAILAVAVISVEASMNTALTSVTTTSRVSYLENQDSFRTLAQKIEKEDTSLFRIEKDSRKTKNDAALADYHSASLFSSTANAHISDLYKALGLEGNTNAYSYTGATPLSSSLLGIKYTLSLKELDSDLYTLQDEDGNVNLYKNRYSLPIGFMLPSDMLDRWDYKILNPVEVQNSFATAATRCGSIFVSAQGGSSSIGQYTLTVEESGFYYIDVTNSSIKDVSVTVGTNTKDFSNVDRGYLLDLGKCTAGTTITLTTEQDEQNFTAAAYRLDINQLNNCMNALNSQPFITDQYTDTYLSGRVTAKEDGLLYTSIAYEKGWTVKVDGVEVEPQLFADTMIAVPLTEGTHSLEFTYEPDGLTKGILISLVSLILLCILTAGTYAVRRKRAASAAAQIPVKQEMHRAAAEKAADLVTETENKKKETKDTGDTPEK, from the coding sequence ATGACAAGACGTAAATCCCGCCAAAAGACCACAATGCTGGAGAAAGCTCCTTTTCTCCTTTCCTTTTTCATTCCGGTTCTGATCATGCTGGGGATTTTCATCCAGAGGCAGATCTTCCCTTTCGGAGACAACAGTTTTCTTCGAACGGATATGTATCATCAATATGCCCCCTTCATGAATGAATTCATGGAAAAGCTGAAAACGGGCGGCAGCCTGAGCTATTCCTGGAACATCGGCATGGGCTCCAATTTCACGGCCCTTTATGCTTACTACCTGGCCAGTCCCGTCAATTGGCTTGCCATCTTAGTGCCGCAAAGCCTGATGATCGAATTCATGTCCTATATGATTGTTTTGAAGATTGGTCTCTGTGGCTTCACCTTCTGCTATTATCTGAGCAGGCATTTTAAGACAAGAGATCTGGGCATTTCCTTTTTTTCTATCTTTTACGCGTTATCCGCCTATATGGCCGCCTACAGCTGGAATATCATGTGGCTGGACTGTCTGATACTCGCCCCTCTTGTACTCCTGGGGCTGGAACGTCTGGTAAAAGAAGATAATTGCTTATTGTACTGCATTACACTGGGACTGTCTATCATTTCTAACTACTATATTTCAATTATGATATGCATTTTCATGGTTCTTTATTTCATCGCCTTGATGATCATGGAACCGGCTCGTCAGGATGTGAGATCCGTGGCTGCCGACGGCTCTGTGACCATGGTAAAGAAGAGGACGCCCTATTTAAAGAAGTGCGTCAACTTCGGCGTATATTCTCTGCTGGCAGGAGGGCTGGCCGCTTTTCTCCTGATACCCGTCCTGTTCGCGCTGAAGATGACGGCATCCGGAGATATAAATATCCCAAAGACACTGACGTCTTATTTCTCCTGTTTTGAGATGATAGCCCGCCATTTTGTCAATGTAAAGGTAGAGATCGGCCTCGATCACTGGCCTAATATATACTGCGGAGTCGCCGTGCTCTTATTTTTCCCGCTGTACATGATGAACAAAAAGATTCCCAAAAAGGAAAAAGCGGTAAAAGGCGTACTGCTGTTCATCATGCTCATCGGCTTCTCCCTCAACATTCCGAACTTCATATGGCATGGCTTCCATTTCCCCAACAGCCTGCCCGCCCGCCAGTCCTTCCTGTATATCGCCATACTGCTGACAATGTGCTATGAAGGCTATCGGAACATCAAAGCAAATACCTCAGCTCAGTTTTTCGGGAGCTTCTGGGGAGTAGTCATCTTCATTTTTCTCTGCGAAGCCATCATCACGGAGGAGACCTTCTCCTTCAAAGAATACTATGTGACCTTATTTTTCATATGTCTCTATGCCTTACTTCTATATTACTACAAAAAAGGCAAATCGTGGGCACCTACTCTCGCAATTTTAGCGGTTGCCGTCATTTCGGTGGAAGCCAGCATGAATACCGCTCTCACCAGCGTCACCACCACAAGCCGGGTCTCTTATCTGGAGAACCAGGATTCTTTCCGGACGTTGGCGCAAAAGATAGAAAAAGAAGATACCAGCCTGTTCCGCATTGAAAAAGACAGTAGGAAGACAAAAAATGATGCCGCGCTGGCGGACTATCATTCGGCTTCCTTGTTTTCCTCCACGGCCAATGCCCACATCAGCGATCTGTATAAAGCCCTTGGTCTGGAAGGAAACACCAACGCATACAGCTATACCGGCGCCACCCCTCTTTCTTCGTCGCTTTTGGGTATCAAATACACGCTGTCCCTCAAAGAGCTTGACAGTGACTTATATACTCTTCAGGACGAGGACGGAAATGTAAATCTCTATAAAAACCGGTATTCTCTTCCCATCGGCTTTATGCTTCCGTCCGACATGCTGGACCGCTGGGATTACAAGATCCTGAATCCGGTGGAGGTGCAAAATTCCTTTGCAACCGCCGCCACCAGGTGCGGCAGCATCTTTGTCTCGGCCCAGGGCGGTTCCTCCTCCATCGGGCAATACACCCTGACCGTCGAAGAGAGCGGTTTCTATTATATTGACGTGACCAACTCTTCCATTAAAGACGTAAGCGTTACAGTGGGCACGAATACCAAAGACTTTTCCAATGTGGACAGAGGCTATCTGCTGGATCTCGGAAAATGCACGGCAGGGACCACCATCACGCTGACCACAGAACAGGATGAGCAGAATTTTACCGCGGCAGCATACCGTCTGGATATCAATCAGCTGAATAACTGTATGAATGCGCTGAACAGCCAGCCCTTCATCACCGACCAATACACGGATACCTATCTGTCCGGCCGGGTAACGGCTAAGGAGGACGGTCTTCTCTATACTTCCATCGCATATGAAAAGGGATGGACCGTAAAGGTGGACGGTGTGGAAGTGGAGCCGCAGCTGTTTGCCGATACCATGATCGCGGTACCTCTGACGGAGGGCACTCATTCTCTGGAATTTACCTATGAGCCGGACGGTCTGACAAAGGGAATCCTGATTTCTCTTGTATCCTTGATCCTCCTATGCATTTTGACCGCCGGAACCTACGCGGTAAGGAGAAAGCGGGCCGCATCTGCCGCTGCACAAATACCGGTGAAGCAGGAAATGCACCGTGCGGCAGCCGAAAAGGCAGCAGATCTCGTGACAGAAACGGAAAATAAAAAGAAAGAGACAAAAGATACGGGAGATACCCCGGAAAAGTAA
- a CDS encoding single-stranded DNA-binding protein: protein MPEKIMENNKVTVIGEIISGFTFSHEVFGEGFYLTEISINRLSDQTDVIPLLISERLIDITGDYAGMLVEATGQFRSYNRHEGTKNRLVLSVFVREIAFLEEFNDYTKTNQIFLDGYICKAPIYRKTPLGREIADLLVAVNRPYGKSDYIPCIAWGRNARYASGFEVGSRICVWGRVQSREYVKRINETESEKRVAYEVSVSKLEWVE from the coding sequence ATGCCAGAGAAAATCATGGAGAACAACAAAGTCACCGTAATCGGAGAGATCATATCGGGGTTCACCTTCAGCCACGAAGTGTTTGGTGAGGGCTTTTACCTGACGGAGATCTCGATCAACCGTCTGAGCGATCAGACAGATGTCATCCCGCTTCTTATTTCGGAACGCCTGATCGACATCACGGGGGACTACGCTGGGATGCTGGTGGAGGCCACCGGGCAGTTCCGTTCCTATAACAGACATGAGGGAACAAAGAACCGTCTGGTCTTATCCGTATTTGTAAGAGAGATCGCTTTTTTGGAAGAATTCAACGATTATACGAAAACGAATCAGATTTTTCTCGATGGATACATATGCAAGGCGCCGATTTATAGAAAAACGCCTTTGGGACGTGAAATAGCAGATCTTTTGGTGGCTGTGAACCGTCCGTATGGAAAATCCGATTATATTCCCTGCATTGCCTGGGGACGGAATGCGAGATATGCGTCAGGCTTTGAAGTCGGAAGCCGGATCTGCGTATGGGGCCGTGTACAGAGCCGGGAGTACGTAAAACGGATCAATGAAACGGAAAGCGAGAAGAGGGTGGCTTATGAGGTATCCGTCAGCAAGCTGGAATGGGTAGAATAA
- the xylB gene encoding xylulokinase gives MNYLIGIDLGTSATKTVLFDEDGNVIASASKEYPMYQPQNGWAEQKPEDWKDAALETITKVVKESGVSGEDIKGLGISGQMHGLVMLDEDNRVIRPSIIWCDQRTAKECEEMTQKVGAERMIEITANPALTGFTASKILWVRNHEPENYAKCRHILLPKDYVRLILTGEYATEVSDASGMQLLDVPNRCWSDEVLEKLEIDKALLAKVCESPEVTGTILPEIAEMTGLSEKTVVVGGAGDNAAAAVGTGVVKDGKAFTTIGTSGVVFAHSKNVTIDPKGRVHTFCCAVPGCWHVMGVTQGAGLSLQWFRNNFCQDYMKKAEEEGCDAYDYINQDVESVPLGANRLIYLPYLMGERTPHLDPDCRGVFFGLSAIHTRKDMLRAVMEGVSYSMKDCNDILQEMGVTVDDMMACGGGGRSAVWRQMLADMYGCTVKTVAAKEGPALGVAILAGVGAGIYESVEAACEKMIHTDKSCDPIPGNTEQYEKYHEIYKSLYGCLKEQYKELAKL, from the coding sequence CGGATGGGCGGAGCAGAAGCCGGAGGACTGGAAGGACGCGGCGCTGGAAACCATCACGAAGGTTGTGAAGGAGTCTGGCGTGTCCGGTGAGGACATCAAGGGGTTAGGCATTTCCGGACAGATGCACGGCCTGGTCATGCTGGATGAGGACAACAGGGTAATCCGTCCGTCCATAATCTGGTGTGACCAGAGGACGGCCAAGGAATGTGAAGAAATGACGCAGAAGGTGGGAGCGGAGCGCATGATCGAGATCACGGCGAATCCTGCGCTGACCGGTTTTACTGCTTCGAAGATTCTGTGGGTGAGGAACCATGAGCCGGAGAACTATGCAAAATGCCGGCATATCTTGCTTCCCAAAGATTATGTTCGTCTGATTCTTACCGGTGAATACGCGACAGAGGTTTCCGATGCTTCAGGAATGCAGCTCCTGGATGTGCCCAATCGCTGCTGGTCCGACGAAGTCCTGGAAAAACTGGAAATCGACAAGGCCCTGCTGGCAAAGGTCTGTGAGTCGCCGGAGGTGACGGGGACTATTCTGCCTGAAATCGCGGAGATGACGGGACTTTCGGAAAAAACGGTCGTAGTCGGCGGAGCGGGAGACAACGCCGCGGCGGCTGTGGGAACAGGAGTGGTCAAGGATGGCAAGGCGTTTACTACCATTGGAACCAGCGGCGTAGTGTTCGCGCACAGCAAGAATGTGACCATTGATCCAAAGGGCAGAGTCCATACCTTCTGCTGCGCCGTCCCCGGCTGCTGGCATGTAATGGGAGTGACTCAGGGCGCGGGTCTTTCCCTGCAGTGGTTCCGGAATAATTTCTGCCAGGACTATATGAAAAAGGCGGAGGAAGAGGGCTGTGATGCTTACGATTATATCAACCAGGATGTTGAAAGTGTGCCTCTGGGAGCGAACAGGCTGATTTATCTGCCGTATCTGATGGGAGAGAGGACCCCTCATCTGGATCCTGATTGCAGAGGCGTTTTCTTTGGTCTGTCTGCCATCCATACAAGAAAGGATATGCTCCGCGCGGTGATGGAGGGAGTATCCTATTCCATGAAGGACTGCAATGATATCCTGCAGGAAATGGGAGTCACCGTGGATGACATGATGGCCTGCGGAGGCGGTGGAAGGAGCGCCGTTTGGAGACAGATGCTGGCTGATATGTACGGGTGTACCGTTAAGACAGTAGCTGCGAAGGAAGGACCGGCTCTTGGGGTTGCCATATTGGCCGGGGTAGGAGCAGGCATCTATGAGAGCGTGGAAGCGGCCTGCGAGAAAATGATCCATACGGACAAGTCCTGTGATCCGATTCCCGGAAACACAGAACAGTATGAAAAATATCATGAGATTTATAAGAGTCTCTATGGATGCCTGAAAGAGCAGTATAAAGAACTGGCCAAATTATAA
- a CDS encoding cob(I)yrinic acid a,c-diamide adenosyltransferase, with product MKKGIVHVLCGEGSGKSACAIGLAVKAAGRNKNIVIIQFLKGRNEENEMSKRLEPEIKVFSFEKSDKPFSELSSEERKEEATNMRNGVNFAKKVLSTRDCDVLILDEILGLVDYGIIEAADIAKLLEAKDDDVDVIMTGIVFPDELYGCVDSISRIDSEDIKKSCC from the coding sequence ATGAAAAAAGGAATCGTTCATGTTTTATGCGGGGAAGGAAGCGGAAAAAGCGCCTGTGCCATAGGTCTGGCAGTGAAAGCCGCCGGACGCAATAAGAATATCGTGATTATTCAGTTCCTGAAAGGCAGGAACGAGGAAAATGAGATGAGCAAGCGCCTGGAACCGGAGATCAAGGTCTTTTCCTTTGAGAAATCCGATAAGCCTTTTTCTGAACTTTCTTCGGAAGAGAGAAAAGAGGAAGCGACAAACATGCGCAATGGCGTGAACTTTGCCAAAAAGGTGCTTTCCACCAGGGATTGTGATGTGCTCATCCTGGATGAGATTCTGGGGTTGGTGGATTACGGTATTATTGAGGCGGCCGATATCGCGAAGCTTCTGGAGGCGAAGGATGACGATGTGGATGTCATTATGACGGGAATCGTATTCCCCGATGAGCTTTATGGCTGCGTGGACAGCATTTCCAGGATTGATTCAGAGGATATTAAGAAATCCTGCTGCTGA
- a CDS encoding glycosyltransferase family 2 protein, with amino-acid sequence MISVDIIVPCYNEEEVLETFYKVTEETVSAMAGYQFTYIFVDDGSRDTTLAKIHSLAKAHANVRYLSFSRNFGKEAAMFAGLQHSFGDLVIVMDADLQHPPAMIPEMMKGIEEGYDCAAAMRSTRQGESRFRSVFSNLFYKISNKMSDVKMPQAAVDFRIMTRQMVNSILKLSEVERFSKGIFAWVGYETKWYPYENVERTMGTTKWSFKGLFKYAIDGITSFSISPLRLVSGMGFLISIVAFVYIIVTLIQTLIFGIDVPGYVTTLCAVLFLGGIIELSIGILGEYIAHIYMEAKDRPIYIVKQSNIEDSKERGNGQ; translated from the coding sequence ATGATTTCTGTCGATATCATTGTTCCCTGTTATAACGAAGAAGAGGTATTGGAGACCTTTTACAAAGTCACCGAAGAGACCGTTTCTGCCATGGCAGGGTACCAGTTTACTTATATCTTTGTGGATGACGGCAGCCGGGACACTACACTGGCCAAAATACACAGTTTGGCAAAGGCACACGCCAATGTCCGCTATCTCTCTTTTTCCAGGAATTTTGGAAAGGAAGCCGCTATGTTTGCCGGTCTTCAGCACTCTTTCGGAGACCTGGTCATCGTCATGGATGCCGACCTGCAGCATCCTCCCGCCATGATCCCGGAAATGATGAAGGGCATCGAGGAGGGATATGACTGCGCTGCCGCTATGCGCTCCACCAGACAGGGAGAATCGCGGTTTCGAAGTGTCTTTTCTAATCTCTTCTATAAAATAAGCAACAAGATGTCCGATGTCAAAATGCCTCAGGCTGCCGTGGACTTCCGTATCATGACCAGGCAGATGGTCAATTCCATTTTGAAGCTGTCAGAAGTGGAACGGTTTTCCAAGGGGATTTTTGCCTGGGTCGGTTATGAGACCAAATGGTATCCATATGAAAATGTGGAACGGACCATGGGGACTACCAAATGGAGCTTCAAGGGCCTTTTCAAATATGCCATCGACGGAATCACCTCCTTTTCTATTTCTCCTCTCCGTCTGGTTTCCGGAATGGGGTTTCTGATTTCCATCGTTGCGTTCGTTTATATCATCGTTACCCTGATCCAAACCCTCATCTTTGGAATTGATGTGCCGGGCTATGTGACGACCTTGTGCGCCGTCTTGTTTTTAGGCGGCATCATCGAGCTGTCTATCGGCATTCTGGGCGAATATATCGCCCACATTTATATGGAAGCCAAGGACAGGCCCATATACATCGTCAAACAGAGCAACATAGAAGACAGCAAGGAACGCGGAAACGGCCAGTGA